One region of Mycolicibacterium rhodesiae NBB3 genomic DNA includes:
- a CDS encoding PaaI family thioesterase, which produces MTETQRESTAFPEIKPVDTGPELGRFMTAMRRLQDIVVSTNPDDTLWADGADQIEELCARLEDHRAPQGVAPAGRGPHLPGLGHPLMPPWTMTEFGSDGVVMTGHFSRFHVGGNNAVHGGVIPLFYDWHFGMIVSAAGRANSRTAYLHVDYRKITPIDQPLVSHGRIDSIDGRKAFVTATMTDSEGNVLSEANGLMLRLLPHQP; this is translated from the coding sequence GTGACCGAGACCCAGCGCGAAAGCACGGCCTTTCCCGAGATCAAGCCCGTCGACACCGGACCTGAGCTGGGCCGGTTCATGACCGCGATGCGGCGCCTGCAGGACATCGTCGTATCCACCAACCCGGACGACACCTTGTGGGCCGACGGGGCCGACCAGATCGAGGAACTGTGCGCACGCCTGGAAGACCATCGTGCTCCGCAGGGGGTCGCTCCCGCCGGTCGCGGCCCCCACCTGCCTGGCCTCGGGCACCCCTTGATGCCGCCGTGGACGATGACGGAGTTCGGGTCCGATGGCGTGGTGATGACCGGACATTTCAGCCGCTTCCACGTCGGCGGCAACAACGCCGTGCACGGTGGCGTCATACCGCTGTTCTATGACTGGCATTTCGGGATGATCGTCTCCGCCGCGGGCCGGGCCAACAGCCGCACCGCCTACCTGCACGTCGACTACCGCAAGATCACGCCGATCGACCAACCACTTGTTTCTCACGGTCGGATAGATTCGATTGATGGGAGGAAGGCCTTCGTCACCGCGACGATGACAGACTCCGAAGGCAACGTCCTCAGCGAAGCCAACGGCCTGATGCTCCGCCTGCTCCCCCACCAGCCATGA
- a CDS encoding acyl-CoA synthetase — translation MSDTDAQQFTVPGAADAVAAVIGDRDFIVQGDRRYTYAQILERSNRLARYLHSRGLGTKTERSELAGHEVGQDLLGIYAYNGPEYVEGMLGSWRARVAPFNVNYRYVKSELQYLLEDSGASALIYHASFAPRVADVKRSLPRLRVLIQIADDSGNDLVHGAVDYESIVRSGSSAPPPVEPSPDDLYVLYTGGTTGMPKGVLWRQHDIFMTSFGGRNMATGELTQSYDEIAKRVQENPGTKIFTLPPLMHGAAQWSVMTALTTGQTVVFSENPSRFDADEVVQTVEKEKVLAVQVVGDAMARPLADAIERSSADLSSMAVVANGGALLTPTAKQRLIDVKPGLIVMDGVGSSETGIQMSHMSTPGAVSTGKFTAGPDTFVASEQLDSILEPGHDGIGWLAQRGFVPLGYKGDAAKTAKTFPVIDGVRFSIPGDRARHLVDAGIELLGRESQTINSGGEKIFVEEVETALLSHPAVKDVVVSGRPSERWGQEVVAIVALVDDANADAQELIDHASNSIARYKLPKAVVFRPVIERSPAGKADYRWAKEQAISGSA, via the coding sequence ATGTCCGACACCGATGCACAGCAGTTCACCGTTCCGGGCGCCGCCGACGCCGTTGCCGCCGTGATCGGTGATCGCGACTTCATCGTCCAGGGCGACCGCCGCTACACCTACGCGCAGATCCTGGAGCGGTCCAACCGGCTGGCCAGGTATCTGCACTCGCGCGGACTGGGCACCAAGACCGAGCGCTCGGAGCTTGCCGGCCACGAGGTGGGCCAGGATCTGCTGGGCATCTACGCATACAACGGGCCCGAGTACGTCGAGGGCATGCTCGGTTCATGGCGAGCCAGGGTCGCCCCGTTCAACGTCAACTACCGCTACGTGAAGAGCGAGCTGCAATATCTCCTCGAGGATTCCGGTGCGAGCGCGTTGATCTACCACGCGTCGTTCGCGCCTCGCGTCGCCGACGTCAAGCGCTCGCTTCCGCGCCTTCGCGTCCTCATCCAGATCGCCGACGACTCGGGCAACGACCTGGTCCACGGTGCGGTCGATTACGAGTCGATCGTCAGGTCGGGCTCGTCGGCGCCGCCGCCGGTCGAGCCGTCCCCGGACGATCTCTACGTCCTGTACACCGGCGGCACCACCGGAATGCCCAAGGGTGTGCTGTGGCGTCAGCACGACATCTTCATGACGTCGTTCGGCGGTCGCAACATGGCGACCGGCGAGCTGACCCAGTCCTACGACGAGATCGCCAAACGCGTCCAGGAGAACCCGGGCACAAAGATCTTCACGCTCCCGCCGCTGATGCACGGCGCCGCACAGTGGAGTGTGATGACCGCGCTCACCACCGGGCAAACGGTCGTGTTCTCGGAGAACCCGAGCCGGTTCGACGCCGACGAGGTCGTGCAGACCGTCGAGAAGGAAAAGGTGTTGGCGGTGCAGGTGGTCGGCGACGCGATGGCACGCCCACTCGCCGACGCCATCGAACGTTCGTCGGCTGATCTGTCGTCGATGGCCGTGGTCGCCAACGGCGGTGCGCTGTTGACCCCCACCGCCAAACAACGGCTGATCGACGTCAAACCCGGCCTGATCGTCATGGACGGTGTGGGATCCTCCGAGACCGGAATCCAGATGAGCCACATGTCCACCCCCGGTGCGGTGTCGACAGGCAAGTTCACTGCCGGACCGGACACCTTCGTCGCGTCCGAGCAGCTCGACTCGATTCTCGAGCCCGGCCATGACGGCATCGGGTGGCTGGCCCAACGCGGTTTTGTACCACTGGGTTACAAGGGTGACGCAGCCAAGACGGCCAAGACGTTCCCGGTGATCGACGGTGTGCGGTTCTCGATTCCGGGTGACCGCGCGCGACATCTCGTCGACGCCGGAATCGAACTGCTGGGCCGCGAGTCTCAGACCATCAACTCCGGCGGAGAGAAGATCTTCGTCGAGGAGGTGGAGACCGCACTGTTGTCACACCCCGCTGTCAAGGACGTCGTCGTCTCCGGTCGCCCGAGTGAGCGGTGGGGCCAGGAGGTCGTGGCCATTGTGGCCCTCGTTGACGACGCGAATGCGGACGCGCAGGAGCTGATCGACCACGCGTCGAATTCGATTGCCCGATACAAGCTGCCCAAGGCCGTGGTGTTCCGGCCCGTCATCGAGCGCAGCCCGGCGGGCAAGGCCGATTACCGGTGGGCCAAGGAGCAGGCGATCAGCGGGAGCGCATGA
- a CDS encoding coniferyl aldehyde dehydrogenase: MNTSMQSAAVDTRERMSAVLERQRRAFIADGPPSADVRRNRIDRLLALVLDNTDAFVDAMGADFGTRPRAGTLFTEILGMISVIEHTRSHVRQWMRTTLLMRAARLFGLRAEVQPSPLGVVGIIGPWNFPLNLVVLPATAAFAAGNRVMIKMSEVTPRTADLMAALAPNYFDETELAVITGGVAVAADFSALPFDHLFFTGSPSVGARVQRAAADHLVPVTLELGGKNPVVVSRDADLTRAATRIAQGRMINGGQVCVCPDYVFVPDERVDAFVGIARNVLEDMFPSIVDNDDYCSSVNEANFDRVVGLIDDARANGATVESVVPRGEVLPDRGSRKVAPTIVRDVDDRMRIANEEIFGPVLVVRPYSQVADAIDYINQRPAPLVAYWYGPDSDDFRRFVRNTRSGGVARNDFAAQMIPSAAPFGGVGRSGMGAYHGKAGFDTFSHYRTVVGTDLPFTITGRAAPPFGGSMQAGSRVALRMARNRTRRRLRRL, encoded by the coding sequence ATGAATACGAGCATGCAGAGCGCCGCCGTGGATACGCGCGAAAGAATGTCCGCGGTGCTGGAGCGTCAACGAAGGGCGTTCATCGCCGACGGTCCCCCGAGTGCTGACGTGCGCCGCAATCGCATCGACCGACTGCTGGCGCTGGTCCTGGACAACACCGATGCCTTCGTCGACGCGATGGGGGCCGACTTCGGTACGCGCCCACGGGCGGGAACGTTGTTCACCGAAATACTCGGCATGATCTCGGTGATCGAACACACCAGATCACATGTGCGGCAATGGATGCGAACGACACTGCTGATGCGCGCCGCGCGGCTGTTCGGGCTGCGGGCCGAGGTGCAGCCGTCGCCCCTGGGCGTCGTCGGAATCATCGGACCGTGGAACTTCCCGCTGAATCTGGTGGTGCTGCCGGCAACGGCGGCGTTCGCCGCGGGCAACCGCGTCATGATCAAGATGTCGGAAGTGACGCCGCGGACCGCTGATTTGATGGCGGCGCTCGCCCCGAACTACTTTGACGAAACCGAACTGGCCGTCATCACCGGCGGTGTCGCCGTCGCTGCGGACTTTTCGGCACTGCCGTTCGATCACCTGTTCTTCACGGGCTCGCCGTCCGTCGGCGCCCGCGTGCAGCGCGCGGCCGCCGATCATCTCGTTCCAGTGACGCTGGAACTGGGCGGCAAGAACCCGGTCGTGGTGTCGCGCGACGCCGACCTCACCCGTGCGGCGACACGGATTGCGCAGGGCCGCATGATCAACGGCGGCCAGGTCTGCGTGTGCCCGGACTACGTCTTCGTGCCTGATGAACGAGTTGACGCGTTCGTCGGCATCGCCAGGAACGTCCTAGAGGATATGTTCCCGTCGATCGTCGACAACGACGACTACTGCTCCTCGGTCAACGAGGCCAACTTCGACAGGGTCGTCGGCCTCATCGACGACGCGCGGGCCAACGGCGCGACCGTCGAGAGCGTCGTTCCACGCGGTGAGGTCCTGCCCGACCGCGGATCACGCAAGGTCGCACCGACGATCGTGCGTGACGTCGACGATCGCATGCGCATCGCGAACGAGGAGATCTTCGGTCCAGTCCTTGTAGTGCGGCCGTACTCGCAGGTGGCCGATGCCATCGACTACATCAACCAGCGGCCGGCACCGCTCGTCGCGTACTGGTACGGGCCGGACAGCGACGACTTCCGCCGGTTCGTCCGCAACACCCGAAGCGGTGGCGTCGCCCGCAATGACTTTGCTGCACAGATGATTCCGTCGGCTGCGCCGTTCGGGGGCGTCGGCCGCAGCGGGATGGGCGCCTACCACGGCAAGGCCGGATTCGACACCTTCAGCCACTACCGGACCGTGGTGGGCACCGACCTACCGTTCACCATCACTGGTCGCGCAGCGCCGCCGTTCGGCGGGTCGATGCAGGCAGGCTCACGCGTCGCACTGCGAATGGCGCGCAACCGCACGCGTCGTCGACTACGACGCCTATGA
- a CDS encoding coniferyl-alcohol dehydrogenase gives MGRIVVVGAASGIGAALAKHFHASGDHVLAVDLREPQSPVSEYRQCDLRDAERIGAVLADIGSGWDMLAHVAGIPGTAPAADVLNVNYLGMRLMAEGMLPLLREGGSIVTVASTAALGWDQRIDVLSELLELTDSQAVAQWQARQDPAYPVYSTSKQAAILYTKRLAGPAWAKYGVRVNTVSPGPVQTPILSDFEETMGKEVLDLCRATVGRHATVDDVVPVIAFLGSPDARWITGQDIHVDGGFLTSMTAGPPVQLI, from the coding sequence ATGGGCAGAATCGTCGTCGTCGGCGCTGCATCGGGAATCGGTGCCGCCCTTGCGAAACACTTTCACGCCAGTGGCGACCACGTGCTGGCCGTCGACCTCCGCGAACCGCAGTCTCCGGTCTCCGAATACCGGCAATGCGATCTACGCGACGCCGAACGGATCGGCGCGGTACTGGCTGACATCGGCTCCGGCTGGGACATGCTCGCCCATGTCGCGGGAATCCCGGGTACCGCACCGGCTGCCGACGTGCTGAACGTCAACTACCTCGGCATGCGGTTGATGGCCGAAGGCATGCTGCCGTTGCTGCGTGAGGGAGGATCGATCGTCACGGTGGCGTCGACCGCTGCGCTCGGCTGGGATCAGCGCATCGATGTTCTGAGCGAGTTGCTCGAGCTCACCGACAGCCAAGCCGTCGCACAGTGGCAGGCGCGCCAGGATCCGGCGTATCCGGTGTACAGCACCTCCAAACAGGCGGCGATCCTGTACACCAAACGTCTTGCCGGACCCGCGTGGGCCAAGTACGGAGTCCGTGTCAACACCGTGAGCCCGGGGCCGGTGCAGACGCCGATCCTCTCCGACTTCGAGGAGACGATGGGCAAGGAGGTCCTCGACCTGTGTCGCGCTACCGTGGGGCGCCACGCCACCGTCGACGACGTCGTTCCCGTGATCGCGTTCCTCGGTTCACCGGACGCCCGCTGGATCACCGGCCAGGACATTCACGTCGACGGGGGCTTCCTCACCTCGATGACGGCTGGGCCCCCTGTCCAGCTGATATAG
- a CDS encoding cytochrome P450, whose product MESSVHTVTVEEAADLIRDPYPLFAKRRQEFGVFKGSVMDWSKTPESMMPEHLYAAVSFDAVNRVFRESKVFNSHIYDSTIGLFIGPTILAMEGKRHWEHRNLVSAAFKTRSLSRWEPEIVRPVVNGLIDEFIDVGHADLVKQFTLEFPTRVISKLLGLPEEDLPWFRKRAVELISYTVKWKRAFEASAALKEYFLQQIEQRRSKPTEDIIGDLVSAEIDGEKLTDEAIYSFLRLLLPAGLETTYRSSGNLLFLLLTHPEQFRAVQADRDLIGPAIEEGLRYETPLTTVQRYAAEETELEGVTLPQGAVIDVCIGSANRDEKRWERAEEFDIHRKRVPHISFAAGEHTCMGLHLARMETRVAVECLLDRMTDFQLVTDDNPHIHGQPFRSPTAIPVTFSAAG is encoded by the coding sequence GTGGAGAGCTCGGTGCACACCGTCACGGTCGAGGAGGCGGCTGACCTCATTCGTGACCCCTACCCCCTGTTCGCCAAGCGGCGGCAGGAATTCGGCGTCTTTAAGGGCAGTGTCATGGACTGGTCGAAGACACCCGAGTCCATGATGCCCGAACACCTCTATGCCGCAGTGTCTTTCGACGCGGTGAACCGGGTGTTCCGGGAGAGCAAGGTGTTCAATTCCCATATCTACGACAGCACCATCGGGCTGTTCATCGGCCCGACGATCCTGGCCATGGAGGGCAAAAGGCACTGGGAGCACCGCAATCTGGTGTCGGCGGCGTTCAAGACCAGGTCGTTGTCACGATGGGAACCCGAAATCGTACGGCCGGTCGTCAACGGACTGATCGACGAGTTCATCGACGTCGGCCATGCCGATCTGGTCAAGCAATTCACCCTCGAGTTTCCCACCCGGGTGATCTCGAAGCTGTTGGGGCTCCCCGAAGAAGACCTCCCGTGGTTCCGCAAGCGCGCCGTCGAACTGATCAGTTACACCGTGAAATGGAAGCGCGCCTTCGAGGCGTCCGCGGCTTTGAAAGAGTACTTCCTGCAACAGATCGAGCAGCGCAGAAGCAAGCCCACCGAGGACATCATCGGCGACCTCGTGAGCGCCGAGATCGACGGCGAGAAGCTCACCGACGAAGCCATCTACTCATTCCTGCGGCTGTTGCTGCCGGCCGGGCTGGAGACCACCTACCGGTCGTCGGGCAACCTGCTGTTCCTTCTGCTGACCCATCCCGAGCAGTTCCGCGCAGTGCAGGCCGACCGCGACCTCATCGGGCCTGCGATCGAGGAGGGACTGCGGTACGAGACTCCGCTGACAACGGTGCAACGCTATGCGGCCGAGGAGACCGAACTGGAAGGCGTCACCCTTCCGCAGGGCGCGGTCATCGACGTGTGCATCGGATCGGCGAACCGCGACGAAAAGCGCTGGGAGCGCGCGGAAGAATTCGACATCCACCGCAAACGCGTGCCGCACATCTCCTTTGCCGCCGGTGAACACACCTGCATGGGCCTGCATCTCGCTCGTATGGAGACCCGCGTCGCCGTCGAATGTCTGCTGGACCGGATGACGGATTTCCAACTCGTCACTGATGACAACCCGCATATTCACGGCCAGCCGTTCCGCTCCCCGACCGCGATTCCCGTGACGTTCAGCGCTGCCGGTTGA
- a CDS encoding TetR/AcrR family transcriptional regulator yields MRAHTRKRRDRGSISPDEILTGAFDVAALVSIDNLSMPVLAKHLDVGVTSIYWYFRRKDDLLDAMTDRALTRFEFTVPTIDASNWRDSLRAHARTMRGHFRDNPILCDLVLIRGHFGGPAVRGALQKIEQPVAALVEAGLDRTQAAAVYGAISVHTRGSAVLERIQAKTEGFPAQRPIGQRYIGFADDIDYDYILESILDHAQTLIDQ; encoded by the coding sequence GTGCGCGCCCACACTCGCAAGCGGCGTGACCGCGGCTCGATCAGCCCCGACGAAATCCTCACCGGCGCTTTCGATGTCGCCGCACTGGTGTCGATCGACAACTTGAGCATGCCGGTGCTTGCCAAGCATCTGGACGTCGGCGTCACCAGCATCTACTGGTATTTCCGGCGCAAGGACGACCTGCTCGACGCGATGACCGATCGCGCGCTGACGCGCTTCGAGTTCACGGTACCGACCATCGACGCATCCAACTGGCGTGACTCGCTTCGCGCTCACGCCCGAACAATGCGCGGCCACTTTCGCGACAACCCGATCCTGTGCGATCTGGTCCTCATTCGCGGCCACTTCGGCGGCCCTGCGGTGCGTGGGGCGCTCCAGAAGATCGAGCAACCGGTCGCGGCGCTCGTCGAGGCGGGCCTCGATCGCACGCAAGCCGCCGCCGTCTACGGGGCGATCTCTGTGCACACCCGCGGCTCGGCGGTCTTGGAGCGGATTCAGGCCAAGACCGAGGGCTTTCCCGCCCAACGCCCAATCGGCCAGCGCTATATCGGGTTCGCCGACGATATCGACTATGACTACATCCTCGAGAGCATTCTCGACCACGCCCAAACCCTCATCGATCAGTGA
- a CDS encoding CaiB/BaiF CoA transferase family protein, with protein MEGVRVLEVAQFTFVPAAGAILADWGADVIKVEHPIRGDTQRGFVNMGGFQLDPERHPLIEHPNRGKRSVGIDVSTPGGQEVLHEIARTADVFLTNYMPAQRQKNKFDVEHIRAANPNIIYARGSAYGDKGAERDTGGFDGTAFWTRSGVGHALTPEEIGGALPQGIPAFGDSIGGMNIAGGISAALFHRERTGEAVELDVSLLSTAWWAAGASVTQGMETGETMRSLMPGTTTSVNPFMANYLTSDGGTINLCIVSPTGYIRDAFEHLGLPELADDPRFCDVMPLIQNAEAGVQLIAEAIAAKPFEYWRQHLKTMKGQWAPFQSLIDLASDEQAIANDMIVEVEAAGGGAPFKVVRGPVQFNHEPLETTRAPQASEHTEIVLMELGMDWDRIEELKDAGAIA; from the coding sequence ATGGAGGGCGTGCGCGTCCTCGAGGTTGCACAGTTCACGTTCGTCCCGGCAGCGGGGGCGATACTCGCCGATTGGGGCGCGGACGTCATCAAGGTGGAGCATCCCATTCGCGGGGACACCCAACGCGGCTTCGTCAACATGGGCGGCTTTCAGCTCGACCCGGAACGGCATCCGCTGATCGAACATCCAAACCGCGGTAAGCGCAGCGTAGGTATCGACGTGTCCACACCCGGCGGGCAGGAAGTGCTCCACGAGATCGCCAGGACCGCCGACGTGTTCCTGACCAACTACATGCCCGCACAGCGCCAGAAGAACAAGTTCGACGTCGAACACATCCGCGCCGCGAACCCGAACATCATCTACGCGCGCGGCAGCGCCTACGGAGACAAGGGCGCCGAACGCGACACCGGCGGATTCGACGGCACCGCGTTCTGGACACGCAGCGGCGTTGGCCACGCGCTGACCCCCGAGGAGATCGGCGGGGCGCTGCCACAGGGCATTCCGGCGTTCGGCGATTCGATCGGCGGCATGAACATCGCGGGCGGGATCTCCGCGGCGCTGTTCCATCGCGAACGCACCGGCGAAGCTGTCGAGCTCGACGTATCGCTGCTGAGCACCGCGTGGTGGGCCGCCGGGGCGAGCGTGACACAGGGCATGGAGACCGGCGAGACGATGCGCTCGCTGATGCCGGGAACCACCACGTCGGTCAACCCGTTCATGGCCAATTACCTGACGTCGGACGGGGGGACGATCAACCTGTGCATCGTCAGCCCGACCGGTTACATCCGGGATGCGTTCGAACATCTCGGATTACCCGAGCTCGCGGACGACCCGCGCTTCTGCGACGTCATGCCGCTGATCCAAAATGCCGAAGCGGGCGTGCAATTGATCGCCGAGGCGATCGCCGCCAAGCCTTTCGAATACTGGCGCCAGCACCTCAAGACCATGAAGGGCCAGTGGGCACCGTTCCAGAGCCTCATCGATCTCGCCTCGGACGAGCAGGCGATCGCCAACGACATGATCGTCGAAGTCGAGGCCGCCGGTGGCGGAGCGCCGTTCAAGGTCGTACGCGGCCCGGTCCAGTTCAACCATGAACCGTTGGAGACCACGCGGGCCCCGCAGGCGTCCGAGCACACCGAGATCGTACTGATGGAACTCGGGATGGACTGGGATCGCATCGAAGAGCTCAAGGACGCCGGCGCGATCGCCTGA
- a CDS encoding DUF2510 domain-containing protein, giving the protein MAITSEQVELVARRVTDAHLKPNNAADRDVGDRMAREAAAPAVYQAGRELMGAIAHNVAADEALIDVRQTSGYSTVGFGGTKAKVRLLAATNRRVWFGRHEDGTVQDLQAVDYQTMNIEKKRISLGWPKLEGTTITCGGSTAEWLTELKSGRYQPAPWLQPGGSSPSAAPSQGGPAPNWYPDPYRRHQLRYWDGALWTPHVSTNGVTAQDPVSP; this is encoded by the coding sequence ATGGCGATCACATCTGAGCAAGTCGAACTGGTGGCGCGTCGGGTGACCGATGCGCACCTGAAGCCGAACAATGCGGCCGACCGTGACGTGGGCGACCGCATGGCGCGAGAAGCAGCCGCCCCGGCCGTGTACCAAGCGGGCCGCGAGCTGATGGGCGCAATCGCGCACAATGTCGCCGCCGACGAGGCGCTCATCGACGTGAGGCAAACGTCCGGGTACTCGACTGTGGGATTCGGCGGGACCAAGGCGAAGGTGCGCCTGCTAGCCGCAACCAACCGCCGGGTGTGGTTCGGCCGGCACGAGGACGGAACCGTTCAGGATCTGCAGGCCGTCGACTACCAGACGATGAACATCGAAAAGAAACGAATCTCCCTTGGATGGCCGAAGCTGGAGGGCACGACCATCACATGTGGTGGATCGACCGCAGAGTGGCTCACGGAATTGAAGTCGGGTCGATACCAGCCGGCACCTTGGCTGCAGCCGGGCGGCTCATCGCCGTCCGCTGCGCCATCGCAGGGCGGGCCAGCCCCGAATTGGTATCCAGATCCCTACCGGCGTCACCAGTTGCGGTACTGGGACGGCGCCCTCTGGACCCCGCACGTCTCGACGAACGGGGTCACCGCGCAGGATCCCGTCAGCCCCTAG
- a CDS encoding molybdopterin-dependent oxidoreductase, with amino-acid sequence MVATVEDGRLVALRPDKEHPLSAGFACQKGIAFTEVQNDPDRVTTPLRRGPNGFEAVTWDEAMTDIAARLSAVLQRHGSGGVGWYMGNPGAFSYAHTFAALLFIKGLGRHGHYFTASSQDTNSRLIASQLLYGVPTSVPIPDLTRTDLLVMMGANPVVSHGSFLTAPRIKDRMHDIVKRGGRVVVVDPRRTETAVAFEWLGIVPDSDSYLLLSLLQVMFSEGLVDVARVSDVADGVQWLRSLSEPFTPEATTTHTGIDPASVRTLARDLVHTERAAIYGRLGTCVGRYGTLTTYLIDAVNLIAGNLDAPGGSVFSSMQTVGQKWQNTMMGVVMRRSRSRKRSRIGGIPSAIGSEPAALMAKEITTPGDRQIKAMFVSAGNPVLSVPNGDELEAAFGTLDLSVALDFYVTETTSRCDYILPVTTMYERDDFPYTFQAFQATPFRQATEAVVAPAGESRSEWDIVDDLARRLGRQVPAFAAFGAARKALSAFGKTLSPRLMIDALVRMSEGGDRFGLRRGGLSLRGLTERHPHGVVVSPHIRTGVLRTAVAYLSRRVQLVHSDIADEVAKLSQSAHPEGFPLRMIGMREPRSENSWMHNSPMLMRGDRRHHALIHVDDAAELAITDGDVVQISSPYGQITVPVTATKDLVAGVVAIPHGWGHKGTGGWQLANRAGGANVNRLTSSEPNDVESMSGMAWLTGVPVRIDKV; translated from the coding sequence ATGGTTGCGACCGTCGAGGACGGCCGCCTCGTCGCGTTGCGTCCGGACAAGGAACATCCGCTGTCGGCGGGGTTCGCGTGCCAGAAGGGCATCGCGTTCACCGAGGTGCAGAACGACCCGGATCGGGTGACGACACCGTTGCGCAGGGGGCCGAACGGCTTCGAAGCGGTCACATGGGATGAAGCGATGACCGATATCGCGGCGCGGTTGTCGGCCGTGCTGCAGAGGCACGGTTCCGGCGGAGTCGGCTGGTACATGGGCAACCCGGGGGCGTTCAGCTACGCCCACACCTTCGCGGCGCTGCTCTTCATCAAGGGCCTGGGACGGCACGGCCACTACTTCACCGCGTCGTCACAGGACACCAACAGCCGGTTGATCGCCAGCCAGCTGCTCTACGGTGTGCCGACGTCGGTCCCGATTCCCGATCTGACGCGTACCGACTTGCTGGTGATGATGGGCGCGAACCCGGTCGTCTCCCACGGCAGTTTTCTGACGGCGCCGCGAATCAAGGACCGTATGCACGACATCGTCAAGCGAGGCGGGCGCGTAGTGGTCGTCGATCCGCGCCGCACCGAGACCGCCGTCGCTTTCGAGTGGCTCGGCATTGTTCCCGACTCGGATTCCTATCTGCTGCTCTCGCTGCTGCAGGTGATGTTCTCCGAAGGCCTTGTCGATGTCGCCAGGGTCAGTGACGTTGCCGACGGGGTGCAGTGGCTGCGATCGCTGAGCGAACCGTTCACGCCCGAGGCAACGACGACTCACACCGGCATCGATCCTGCGAGCGTCCGCACGCTCGCGCGCGACCTCGTCCATACGGAGCGCGCCGCCATCTACGGGAGACTCGGCACCTGCGTCGGCCGCTACGGCACGCTCACCACGTATCTGATCGATGCGGTCAACCTGATCGCCGGAAACCTCGATGCGCCAGGCGGATCGGTCTTCAGTTCGATGCAGACCGTTGGCCAGAAATGGCAGAACACCATGATGGGCGTCGTGATGCGCAGGTCCCGCAGCCGGAAGCGATCGCGCATTGGCGGGATCCCCAGCGCCATCGGCTCCGAGCCGGCCGCGCTGATGGCCAAGGAGATCACGACACCGGGTGATCGCCAGATCAAGGCGATGTTCGTATCGGCGGGCAATCCCGTGCTGTCGGTGCCCAACGGAGACGAACTCGAGGCGGCGTTCGGAACCTTGGATCTTTCGGTGGCACTCGACTTCTACGTCACCGAGACGACTTCGCGGTGCGACTACATCCTGCCCGTCACCACCATGTACGAGCGCGACGACTTCCCGTACACCTTTCAGGCTTTCCAGGCCACGCCGTTTCGCCAGGCCACCGAGGCTGTCGTGGCCCCCGCGGGGGAGTCGCGCTCGGAATGGGACATCGTCGACGATCTCGCACGCCGGCTGGGACGGCAGGTGCCCGCATTCGCGGCCTTCGGCGCCGCGCGAAAAGCATTGAGCGCCTTCGGCAAGACTCTCAGCCCGCGCCTGATGATCGACGCGCTTGTCCGAATGTCCGAGGGCGGGGATCGTTTCGGGCTTCGCCGCGGTGGGTTGTCGTTGCGGGGGCTGACCGAACGCCACCCGCACGGCGTGGTGGTGTCCCCGCACATCCGCACCGGCGTGCTGCGCACCGCCGTCGCGTATTTGTCGCGACGCGTCCAGCTGGTCCATTCCGACATCGCCGACGAGGTTGCCAAGCTCTCTCAAAGTGCACATCCGGAGGGCTTCCCGCTGCGGATGATCGGCATGCGAGAGCCACGGTCGGAGAACTCGTGGATGCACAACTCGCCGATGCTGATGCGCGGCGACCGTCGCCACCACGCGCTCATACACGTCGACGACGCCGCCGAACTTGCGATCACCGACGGAGACGTCGTACAGATCAGCTCGCCGTACGGTCAGATCACCGTGCCGGTGACTGCCACGAAGGACCTCGTCGCCGGCGTCGTCGCGATTCCGCACGGCTGGGGGCACAAGGGCACCGGAGGCTGGCAGCTGGCCAACCGCGCGGGCGGTGCGAACGTCAACCGGCTGACGTCCAGCGAGCCGAACGATGTCGAGTCGATGTCCGGAATGGCCTGGCTGACAGGCGTACCCGTGCGCATCGACAAGGTGTGA